One window of the Methanomassiliicoccales archaeon genome contains the following:
- a CDS encoding MMPL family transporter, with the protein NDFLPESMDVAKDINFLSNEFNITSGSTAQILVKGELTDPSSIIAMDDVEGVLHHGENADVSSFLSVMYDFATNSTGPGYVDPNYNETFAMMYDGVFESSDGTAHIRSLATVTEVNALVGMMYMGEGSAASMAQVLVPSDEGYTSVITVNLDPNLGGVQIEQLNEDLKVAVQPMKDAGLTTVVTGEIILTQMVMKELNTSQTQSLITTLVASLLIMTLVMWILRRSFVLGTLATIPVALCVVWMWGTMYAVGIPMNVMTLMIASLTVGMGVTYGIHVTHRFVEEIHAHEDIEMAVDNAVGKTGVSLLGAAMTTVVGFGIIAFSILPPIQEFGMITAIAITYSFVASVFVLPAFLVIWAKARAKRMAA; encoded by the coding sequence CAACGATTTCCTGCCAGAGTCCATGGACGTGGCCAAGGACATAAATTTCCTGTCTAACGAGTTCAACATCACCAGTGGCTCCACCGCCCAGATACTGGTCAAGGGTGAGCTAACTGACCCATCATCGATAATCGCCATGGACGATGTTGAAGGCGTCCTTCACCACGGAGAGAACGCAGACGTGTCCTCTTTCCTCTCGGTGATGTACGATTTCGCCACCAATTCTACCGGTCCTGGTTATGTGGACCCGAACTACAACGAAACGTTCGCCATGATGTATGACGGGGTCTTCGAAAGTTCCGATGGTACCGCCCATATCCGTTCGTTGGCAACTGTTACGGAGGTCAACGCCCTGGTCGGGATGATGTATATGGGTGAAGGGTCGGCAGCGTCCATGGCCCAGGTACTGGTCCCCAGCGATGAAGGGTACACGTCGGTCATAACGGTCAACCTAGATCCTAACCTGGGAGGCGTACAGATCGAGCAGCTCAACGAGGACCTTAAAGTTGCCGTGCAGCCCATGAAGGATGCTGGATTGACCACGGTGGTCACCGGCGAGATCATACTGACCCAGATGGTAATGAAGGAGCTCAATACCAGCCAGACCCAGTCCTTGATAACCACTTTGGTGGCATCATTGCTCATAATGACCCTGGTCATGTGGATACTCCGACGTTCCTTCGTATTGGGCACACTGGCCACAATACCGGTGGCGCTCTGTGTCGTCTGGATGTGGGGCACCATGTACGCTGTGGGCATTCCCATGAACGTCATGACCCTGATGATCGCCTCCCTGACCGTCGGAATGGGAGTGACCTACGGCATACACGTCACCCACCGTTTCGTTGAGGAGATCCACGCGCACGAGGACATCGAGATGGCCGTCGACAACGCTGTGGGCAAGACCGGCGTGTCCCTGTTGGGCGCAGCGATGACCACGGTGGTAGGGTTCGGCATAATCGCCTTCTCCATACTCCCTCCGATACAGGAGTTCGGTATGATCACCGCCATCGCCATCACCTACAGTTTTGTGGCATCGGTGTTCGTGCTCCCGGCCTTCCTGGTGATATGGGCGAAGGCCAGGGCCAAGCGTATGGCGGCCTGA
- the cutA gene encoding divalent-cation tolerance protein CutA yields MYSSVLVTVPNMVTAKKIGRSLVERRLAACVNYWTVDSTYRWKGKIVEDGEVAMLFKVAEERYKELERTVLEMHPYEVPCIVRYRIADGHMPYLDWIKESTCVE; encoded by the coding sequence ATGTACTCCTCGGTGCTAGTGACCGTACCGAACATGGTCACAGCGAAAAAGATAGGCCGCTCACTTGTGGAACGAAGGTTAGCGGCATGTGTGAACTATTGGACGGTCGATTCCACCTACCGCTGGAAGGGAAAGATCGTGGAGGATGGCGAGGTGGCCATGCTTTTCAAGGTGGCAGAGGAACGCTACAAGGAGCTAGAGCGTACCGTTCTGGAAATGCACCCCTATGAAGTGCCATGCATCGTCCGATACCGCATCGCCGACGGTCATATGCCGTATCTCGATTGGATCAAGGAAAGCACCTGTGTGGAGTAA
- a CDS encoding HAMP domain-containing sensor histidine kinase codes for MNTNEGVNHSYSLFLDLLRTLQKAEDEESAIRAVLDMVAGTFHPEKICYVPEGGPRNGVYGDCGIWTAETRLLPDQVIKLLPSKKGFVLSLKSNGKRIGLLIMDGASDPSRMNSMIPLVMTIQDALDMALSNIRHTQELNESQAQLSQLSESLGVANKILRHDIANELMVINSSLELYKINNRERDILRAHASLQRMQSIISQMRDLDNFLLSRSDMTVTSLANIVGKVLPSLDMPFTLRGEAMVLADPALVAIIENLVRNAKKHGHAKSLEFSIHQDGGKVRLVVRDDGIGIPPDQLDRIFMEGVAYGESKGTGLGLYLVRRTMERYGGSISVSNDHRGGARFELTFRVADHQ; via the coding sequence ATGAACACTAATGAGGGCGTCAATCATTCATACTCTCTTTTCCTGGACCTTTTGAGAACGCTGCAGAAGGCCGAGGATGAGGAATCGGCCATTCGCGCGGTCTTGGATATGGTGGCCGGTACATTCCATCCTGAGAAGATATGTTATGTCCCCGAGGGAGGGCCGCGCAATGGTGTCTATGGGGATTGCGGTATCTGGACCGCCGAGACGCGCCTGCTTCCCGACCAGGTGATCAAGCTCCTGCCCTCAAAGAAAGGCTTCGTTCTATCGTTGAAAAGTAATGGAAAACGCATCGGATTGTTGATAATGGATGGAGCCAGCGATCCCAGTCGCATGAACTCCATGATCCCTCTGGTTATGACCATCCAGGATGCTTTGGATATGGCGCTGTCCAATATCCGTCATACACAGGAGCTCAACGAATCCCAGGCCCAGCTGTCGCAGTTGTCCGAATCGCTGGGAGTGGCCAACAAGATCCTGCGCCACGATATCGCCAACGAGCTTATGGTGATCAACTCCTCCCTGGAGCTTTACAAGATCAACAACCGGGAACGCGATATATTGCGGGCCCATGCATCGCTTCAGCGCATGCAGAGCATCATCTCCCAGATGAGGGACCTGGACAATTTCCTGCTCTCCCGCAGCGACATGACCGTCACCAGTTTGGCCAATATCGTCGGTAAGGTGCTTCCGTCGTTGGACATGCCCTTTACTTTGCGGGGCGAGGCCATGGTATTGGCTGACCCAGCGCTGGTGGCGATCATCGAGAACCTGGTGCGAAATGCCAAGAAACACGGACATGCCAAATCACTGGAGTTCTCCATCCATCAGGATGGGGGGAAGGTCAGGTTGGTCGTTCGTGACGATGGCATCGGCATACCTCCCGATCAATTAGATCGCATTTTCATGGAAGGGGTGGCATACGGGGAGAGCAAAGGCACTGGCCTCGGACTATACCTCGTCAGGAGGACCATGGAACGCTACGGGGGCAGCATCTCTGTATCTAATGATCATCGCGGCGGCGCTCGCTTCGAGCTGACCTTCCGCGTCGCCGATCACCAATGA